The segment TACATACCATCACAGGGTCAATGACTACATTTGTAGTACCTGATTTAGCAATCGCTTCTCCAGCAAGACGAATAATCTCCTCTGTTGATAGCATCCCTGTTTTAATGGCATCAACACCTGTTGAAAGTGCTGTATCAATTTGCTTTTGCAAAAGTTCAGTTGGCAATGGTGTGACATTGTGTGTCCAGCCATTCGGGTTCATTGTTACGATAACTGTTAATGCCACCATACCATATGTACCATGCTCCTGAAATGTTTTAAGGTCAGCCTGCATCCCTGCGCCGCCTGATGTATCCGAACCAGCAATTGTTAATGTTTTTTTAAGAGCCATATGAAAATCTCCTTTTAGTTGAAAATTACCATCTAGTATAAGCTGATTCTGGTTCTATAAAAATAGCCAGAGTATAATATTTTTATAAGGTCAGTTTAAGCTGATGCTTGAATTCATCGTTATTTTTTTGTACCGTTGTAAGAAAAGAAGGGGGCTAATAAAAAGATGAAGCAAATATTCCCGAATGATTGGCAAACAATACTGGCAGAAGAGCTAGAAAAGCCATATTATCAAAAACTACGTCAATTTGTTGCACATGAATATTCAACACAAACTATTTATCCACCAATGAGCGATGTTATGAATGCATTTTATACAACGGCTTATCAGGATGTAAAGGTTGTTATTTTAGGACAAGACCCTTACCATGGTCCAAATCAGGCACATGGTCTAAGCTTTTCAGTGAAGCCAGGTATTCCTCATCCACCTAGCCTACGAAATATGCTACAAGAGCTACGGGACGATTTGGGCTGTCCAGTTCCTCAGGATGGCACATTAACAAAATGGGCAGAACAAGGTGTTATGCTATTAAACACGGTGCTTACTGTTCGAGCAGGGCAAGCCCATTCTCATAAAGAGCAGGGCTGGGAGCAATTTACGGATGCCGTAATTGATAAATTAGCAGCGAGAGAGGAGCCTCTGATTTTTGTTTTATGGGGAAGACCTGCACAACGTAAAAAGCCGTTAATTCGTCAACATCCAACACCGCATGTCATATTAGAAGCGCCACACCCAAGCCCATTAAGTGCTCATCGTGGATTTTTTGGTAGTAAACCATACTCGAAAATTAATGAGCAATTAGTAGCTTGGGGCAAGCAGCCGATTGATTGGTGTTTAGCTTAGATTGGCACAAATCGTTTACTTTATACATGACGGAAAGCGTGATACAGTTATGATAGAAGAAAGCGAGGGACAACGATGAAGGTAAATTGTTTCAAATGTCAGTTTTTTAAGGTAACTTGGGACCCTAAAGCGCCACGTGCCTGCACTGCATATGGCTTTAAAACAAAGCAAATACCATCCGTTGTCGTCAAGCAATCCTCAGGTACGGACTGTTTGAAATTTGTACCAAAAGCAGAAAGTGGGAGAATATAATGATTCCTTATCAAGCCGTGATACAACAACTTGAAAAACAATTATCTGGTGCAAAAAATGCAGGGAA is part of the Lysinibacillus sp. FSL K6-0232 genome and harbors:
- a CDS encoding uracil-DNA glycosylase, producing MKQIFPNDWQTILAEELEKPYYQKLRQFVAHEYSTQTIYPPMSDVMNAFYTTAYQDVKVVILGQDPYHGPNQAHGLSFSVKPGIPHPPSLRNMLQELRDDLGCPVPQDGTLTKWAEQGVMLLNTVLTVRAGQAHSHKEQGWEQFTDAVIDKLAAREEPLIFVLWGRPAQRKKPLIRQHPTPHVILEAPHPSPLSAHRGFFGSKPYSKINEQLVAWGKQPIDWCLA
- a CDS encoding uracil-DNA glycosylase — encoded protein: MKVNCFKCQFFKVTWDPKAPRACTAYGFKTKQIPSVVVKQSSGTDCLKFVPKAESGRI